Proteins encoded by one window of Ralstonia sp. RRA:
- a CDS encoding cytochrome c → MSGPPATAWLNTLLGFLQWAQQGLLTLLHTLGLTGDVHGQAAWPWGTRIAGETLLIDLGQARQLGITLIALALTVLAVLVAILVRRWRAVALGVAAGLLVVAPWPSAVVLSSAVPTSFHASPTSFSLASIANGARVYNAACASCHGADGRGEGPLAATLTRWPPTVVGPLLGRHADGELFWHIAHGMRDAQGVATMPAFANRLSDNDIWAVLDYMKVLAASGGVRTGGWPLPVALPALSVRCGDAAPQPLNAWRDRQRVRVVAIDAASAEQVPIEDPRFQTLLVTPDGTLPSPALPMRAHCVVVGRDAWPIFAALAGTTPQAFSGTQLLADRNGWLRARGEPGTTWSDADFLCTSASRVSETPRAAGLDTLIARMDTEPVRYVKGGFIH, encoded by the coding sequence ATGAGCGGCCCTCCAGCGACGGCCTGGCTCAACACGTTGCTCGGCTTCCTGCAGTGGGCGCAGCAAGGTTTGCTGACGTTGTTGCACACGCTGGGCCTGACGGGCGATGTGCACGGCCAGGCAGCATGGCCCTGGGGAACACGCATTGCCGGTGAAACGCTGCTGATTGATCTCGGGCAGGCGCGACAACTGGGCATCACGCTCATCGCACTGGCGCTGACGGTGCTAGCGGTGCTTGTGGCGATACTGGTGCGTCGTTGGCGTGCGGTCGCGCTGGGTGTGGCGGCGGGCTTGCTGGTGGTGGCGCCGTGGCCGTCGGCGGTGGTGCTGTCCTCCGCCGTGCCGACCAGCTTTCATGCGAGCCCAACCTCGTTCTCCCTGGCCTCCATTGCCAACGGCGCCCGTGTCTACAACGCAGCCTGCGCAAGCTGCCACGGCGCAGATGGCCGCGGCGAGGGCCCGCTGGCCGCCACGCTCACACGCTGGCCGCCCACCGTTGTCGGCCCGCTGCTTGGCCGCCACGCCGATGGCGAACTGTTCTGGCACATCGCGCACGGCATGCGGGACGCGCAAGGTGTCGCCACCATGCCCGCCTTCGCCAACCGGCTGAGCGACAACGACATCTGGGCGGTACTCGACTACATGAAAGTGCTGGCCGCCAGCGGTGGCGTGCGCACAGGGGGCTGGCCGTTGCCGGTGGCGCTGCCAGCGTTGTCCGTGCGTTGCGGCGATGCCGCCCCCCAACCGCTGAATGCCTGGCGTGATAGACAGCGCGTGCGCGTCGTCGCCATCGATGCCGCCTCGGCAGAGCAGGTGCCCATTGAAGACCCGCGCTTCCAGACCCTGCTTGTTACGCCGGACGGCACGCTGCCGTCTCCCGCACTGCCCATGCGAGCGCACTGCGTGGTGGTGGGCCGCGATGCCTGGCCCATCTTTGCTGCGCTTGCCGGCACCACGCCACAAGCGTTCTCGGGCACGCAACTGCTGGCGGACCGCAATGGCTGGCTGCGTGCACGTGGCGAACCGGGCACCACCTGGTCCGACGCCGATTTTCTTTGCACCTCCGCCTCTCGCGTCTCTGAAACGCCGCGCGCCGCGGGGCTCGACACCCTCATCGCCCGCATGGACACCGAGCCGGTGCGCTATGTGAAGGGCGGCTTCATCCACTGA
- a CDS encoding ABC transporter ATP-binding protein produces the protein MVAVLEREAAASVAAATPTPTATGARIDVQGVSHWFGSRANPLQVLDNVDLAVQPGEFVALLGPSGCGKSTLLRLIAGLEAPTRGRILQDDAPITEPDPSRVVVFQDPTLYPWRRVWDNVALGLQARGVLKAERDRVDDALERVGLKGFHRAFPHELSGGMAQRVALARALVNDPQLLVLDEPLGKLDSLTRLAMQSELVALWQRARFSTVLVTHDVEEALFLAQRVIIFSPRPARIAAELTVDLPYPRHRGDPRLNALRHEALGHLGLGQTW, from the coding sequence ATGGTAGCCGTACTTGAACGCGAGGCGGCTGCATCCGTTGCGGCGGCAACCCCCACACCCACGGCCACCGGCGCACGCATTGACGTGCAGGGCGTGAGCCACTGGTTTGGCAGCCGCGCCAACCCGCTGCAGGTGCTCGACAACGTTGACCTGGCCGTGCAGCCCGGCGAGTTCGTCGCACTGCTGGGCCCCAGCGGCTGCGGCAAATCCACCTTGCTGCGCCTGATTGCCGGGCTGGAAGCGCCCACGCGTGGCCGCATCCTGCAGGACGATGCGCCCATCACCGAGCCGGATCCGTCGCGCGTTGTCGTGTTTCAAGACCCGACGCTGTATCCGTGGCGCCGGGTGTGGGACAACGTCGCCCTCGGCTTGCAGGCGCGCGGCGTGCTCAAGGCGGAGCGCGACCGCGTGGACGATGCGCTGGAGCGTGTCGGCCTCAAGGGCTTTCATCGCGCGTTCCCGCACGAGTTGTCGGGCGGCATGGCACAGCGTGTGGCGCTGGCGCGCGCATTGGTCAATGATCCGCAGTTGCTGGTGCTGGATGAGCCGCTGGGCAAGCTTGACTCCCTCACGCGGCTGGCCATGCAGAGCGAGCTGGTGGCGTTGTGGCAGCGTGCGCGCTTTTCCACGGTGCTGGTCACGCACGATGTGGAAGAGGCATTGTTCCTGGCCCAGCGCGTGATCATCTTCAGCCCGCGCCCGGCGCGTATTGCAGCGGAGTTGACGGTCGACCTGCCTTATCCACGCCATCGCGGTGATCCACGCCTGAACGCCCTGCGGCACGAGGCGCTTGGCCACCTTGGCCTGGGCCAGACCTGGTAG
- a CDS encoding ABC transporter permease subunit translates to MTTTTAPQTLEAPAALSNPFGGAITNARVWRSGTVAGLAWAAFGLLTWRWPNHVIGFSDWAFTAELGIAALLVGVALFVLALVGAYVAPLRAVQETLLPLGPWLIAVPVVLGAWEALTAKSGFLPTPFFAPPQALIEVYTEDWARLGGSVINTLKLLGLGYFFGALTGFLVGVSIGWSRAVGYWVHPVLRILGPLPATALLPITFYFFPSSYSAAAFLIALASGFPVAVLTWSGVAGVNKSYYDVARTLGASNAFLVLRVAIPAALPQVFVGLFMGLGASFTVLVTAEMMGVKSGLGWYLTWAQGWASYVNMYAALIVMALLFSSIITLLFKVRDRALVWQKGTLKW, encoded by the coding sequence ATGACTACGACTACCGCCCCTCAAACGCTGGAGGCGCCTGCCGCGCTGTCCAACCCTTTTGGCGGCGCGATTACCAATGCGCGCGTATGGCGTTCTGGCACGGTGGCCGGGCTGGCGTGGGCCGCCTTCGGGTTGCTGACGTGGCGCTGGCCCAACCATGTGATCGGCTTCAGCGATTGGGCCTTCACAGCAGAACTTGGTATCGCGGCATTACTGGTGGGCGTTGCGCTGTTCGTGCTGGCGCTGGTGGGTGCGTACGTGGCACCCCTGCGTGCCGTGCAGGAAACGCTACTGCCGCTTGGGCCGTGGCTCATTGCCGTGCCGGTCGTGCTGGGCGCATGGGAAGCGCTGACAGCCAAATCGGGCTTCCTGCCTACGCCGTTCTTTGCGCCGCCGCAGGCGTTGATCGAGGTCTATACCGAAGACTGGGCGCGCCTGGGTGGCAGCGTGATCAACACGCTCAAGCTGCTGGGGCTGGGTTACTTCTTTGGCGCGCTGACGGGCTTTCTGGTGGGCGTGTCGATCGGCTGGTCGCGCGCCGTGGGGTACTGGGTGCATCCGGTGCTGCGCATTCTGGGCCCGTTGCCCGCCACGGCGCTGCTGCCGATCACGTTCTACTTTTTCCCGTCGAGCTATTCGGCAGCGGCCTTTCTGATTGCATTGGCGTCGGGCTTTCCGGTGGCCGTGCTCACGTGGTCGGGTGTGGCCGGGGTGAACAAGAGCTACTACGACGTGGCCCGTACGCTCGGTGCCTCCAACGCCTTCCTGGTGCTGCGTGTGGCGATTCCGGCCGCGTTGCCGCAGGTATTCGTCGGGTTGTTCATGGGGCTGGGCGCGTCGTTTACGGTGCTGGTGACGGCCGAGATGATGGGCGTGAAATCGGGCCTCGGGTGGTATCTGACGTGGGCCCAGGGCTGGGCCTCCTACGTGAACATGTACGCCGCGCTGATCGTGATGGCGCTGCTGTTCTCCAGCATCATCACGCTGCTGTTCAAGGTGCGTGATCGCGCGCTGGTCTGGCAGAAGGGGACGCTGAAATGGTAG
- a CDS encoding ABC transporter substrate-binding protein, producing the protein MSQDNAGISRRKVLHAAAATALAAPALILGRKAYSQQRKLTFAWNQNSFCLTPIVVAQERGFFEKNGLQVDLINYSGSTDQLLESIATGKADAAVGMIHRWLKPLEAGFDVKIIGSSHGGCVRLVGSKAAGVTNLAALKGKTVGVSDLAAPGKHFFTILLAKHGIDPDRDITWRQYPADLLGVAVDKGEIQAIADGDPNLYLLEKRTNGAYVELATNLTGEYARKVCCVIGARGELVRNDRQAASGLARAIVQATDFVNENPNEAAKVFAKYSPKVAVDDLRKLYATLTYTHHPTGVDLRDEIAFYAEDFRRIGVIKKTTDPQRLAQHVYVNVLA; encoded by the coding sequence ATGAGCCAAGACAATGCGGGCATATCACGCCGCAAGGTACTGCACGCGGCCGCTGCCACGGCGCTGGCCGCACCGGCCCTGATCCTGGGTCGCAAGGCGTACTCGCAACAGCGCAAGCTGACGTTTGCGTGGAACCAGAATTCGTTCTGCCTGACGCCCATCGTGGTGGCGCAGGAGCGCGGTTTTTTCGAGAAGAACGGTCTACAGGTCGACCTGATCAACTACAGCGGATCGACCGACCAACTGCTCGAATCCATCGCCACCGGCAAGGCCGACGCCGCGGTGGGGATGATCCACCGCTGGCTCAAACCGTTGGAGGCGGGCTTTGATGTGAAGATCATCGGCAGCTCGCACGGTGGCTGCGTGCGGCTGGTGGGCTCCAAGGCGGCGGGCGTGACCAACCTGGCCGCACTCAAGGGCAAGACCGTGGGCGTGAGCGATCTGGCCGCGCCGGGCAAGCACTTCTTCACCATCCTGCTGGCCAAGCACGGCATCGATCCGGACCGCGACATCACCTGGCGCCAGTACCCGGCGGACCTGCTGGGCGTGGCGGTGGACAAGGGCGAGATCCAGGCCATTGCCGACGGCGACCCAAACCTCTACCTGTTGGAAAAGCGCACCAACGGCGCCTATGTGGAACTGGCGACCAACCTCACTGGCGAGTACGCACGCAAAGTCTGCTGCGTGATCGGCGCGCGTGGCGAACTCGTGCGCAATGACCGCCAGGCGGCCTCCGGCCTGGCACGCGCCATCGTGCAGGCGACGGACTTCGTCAACGAGAACCCGAACGAAGCCGCCAAGGTGTTTGCCAAGTACTCGCCCAAGGTGGCGGTGGACGATCTGCGCAAGCTCTACGCCACGCTCACCTATACGCACCACCCGACGGGCGTCGACCTGCGCGACGAGATCGCCTTCTATGCGGAAGACTTCCGCCGCATCGGCGTCATCAAGAAGACGACCGACCCGCAGCGCCTGGCGCAGCACGTGTACGTGAACGTGCTGGCCTAG
- a CDS encoding class II aldolase/adducin family protein, whose translation MSAVLSIERPASTSLRLNPQPQQKFWFDPPAARTSVEAERRHRQEHLAAAFRIFARHGFDLGLAGHITARDPELPDHFWVNPLGVHFSRIKVSDLLLVNAHGETVIGNQPLNKAAFAIHAAIHEAHPHIVAAAHTHSTYGKAWSTLGRPLDPLTQDACSFYEDHALFDDFTGMVVDASEGERIAHALTKPGGGTHKGVILKNHGILTAGPTVEAAAWWYIALDNAAHTQLLAEAAGTPQLIDAVTAQHTHSQVGGPEGALHAFESLYAGLVAAEPDVLD comes from the coding sequence ATGAGCGCAGTCCTTTCCATCGAGCGCCCAGCGTCCACCTCGCTTCGGCTCAACCCGCAGCCACAGCAAAAGTTCTGGTTCGATCCGCCGGCGGCGCGCACGTCCGTTGAGGCAGAACGGCGCCATCGGCAAGAGCACCTGGCCGCAGCTTTCCGCATCTTTGCGCGGCATGGCTTTGACCTTGGGCTGGCCGGGCATATCACTGCACGCGATCCGGAACTGCCCGACCACTTCTGGGTGAACCCGCTGGGCGTGCATTTCTCGCGCATCAAGGTGTCGGACCTGCTGCTTGTCAACGCGCATGGCGAGACGGTCATCGGCAACCAGCCGCTCAACAAGGCGGCGTTCGCCATTCATGCGGCGATTCACGAGGCGCACCCGCACATCGTGGCGGCAGCGCATACGCATTCGACGTACGGCAAAGCGTGGTCGACGCTGGGCCGGCCGCTCGATCCACTCACGCAGGATGCCTGCTCGTTCTACGAAGACCATGCGCTGTTTGACGACTTCACCGGCATGGTGGTCGACGCCAGCGAGGGCGAACGCATTGCGCACGCACTGACCAAACCGGGCGGCGGCACGCACAAGGGTGTGATCCTGAAGAACCACGGCATCCTCACCGCCGGCCCAACCGTGGAGGCCGCCGCGTGGTGGTACATCGCGCTGGACAACGCCGCGCACACGCAACTGCTGGCCGAAGCGGCCGGCACGCCGCAGCTGATCGACGCGGTCACCGCGCAGCACACGCACAGCCAGGTCGGCGGGCCCGAAGGCGCGTTGCACGCGTTCGAGAGCCTCTATGCGGGCCTTGTGGCGGCTGAGCCGGACGTGCTGGACTGA
- a CDS encoding LLM class flavin-dependent oxidoreductase: protein MSVDFIGMIQSQKQSEIHPPDPNGPVIDRDYVRAFAQAHEQAGFDRILVPHHSTGPSATLTISYAAALTERIHFMLAHRPGFTNPTLAARQIATLDQFTGGRLGVHFISGGSDSEQRRDGDYLDHDQRYARTDEYLSILRRIWTEAKPFDHEGAFYRFEQGFSEVKPAQKPHVPIYFGGASDVAVEVAGKHADVYALWGESLDQVRELTTRVRAEAAKHGRSIRFSVSFRPILADMEEAAWARAERILERTRALRLQQGYSRGGPQQSEGARRLLAAAEQGERVDKRLWTAIAKETGARSNSTALVGTPEQVADALLDYYDLGVTTFLIRGFDPLEDVVDYGRTLIPRVRELVAQRDAQRKAA from the coding sequence ATGAGCGTCGATTTCATCGGCATGATCCAGAGCCAGAAGCAGTCGGAAATCCATCCGCCTGATCCGAATGGGCCGGTGATCGATCGCGACTATGTGCGTGCTTTTGCGCAGGCACACGAGCAGGCCGGCTTCGACCGCATTCTGGTGCCGCACCATTCGACCGGCCCATCGGCCACGTTGACGATCTCGTACGCAGCCGCGCTGACCGAGCGCATCCACTTCATGCTGGCGCATCGGCCAGGCTTCACCAACCCGACGCTGGCCGCACGCCAGATTGCAACGCTGGACCAGTTCACCGGCGGACGCCTGGGGGTGCACTTCATCTCGGGTGGCTCCGACAGCGAGCAGCGCCGCGATGGCGACTACCTCGATCACGACCAGCGCTACGCACGCACCGATGAATACCTCAGCATCCTGCGCCGCATCTGGACCGAGGCCAAACCGTTCGATCACGAGGGCGCGTTCTACCGTTTCGAGCAGGGTTTCTCGGAGGTGAAGCCCGCGCAGAAGCCGCATGTGCCGATCTACTTTGGCGGCGCGTCGGACGTGGCGGTGGAGGTGGCGGGCAAGCACGCCGATGTGTACGCCCTGTGGGGGGAGTCGCTCGACCAGGTGCGTGAATTGACCACGCGTGTGCGTGCAGAAGCCGCCAAGCACGGCCGCAGCATTCGCTTCTCGGTATCGTTCCGGCCGATTCTGGCGGATATGGAAGAAGCTGCCTGGGCCCGCGCCGAGCGCATTCTCGAACGCACCCGCGCGTTGCGTCTGCAGCAAGGCTACAGCCGTGGCGGCCCGCAACAGAGCGAAGGCGCGCGCCGCCTGCTGGCCGCGGCCGAGCAGGGCGAGCGCGTGGACAAACGTTTGTGGACGGCTATCGCCAAGGAAACCGGCGCACGCTCCAACTCTACCGCGCTGGTCGGCACGCCGGAGCAGGTGGCCGATGCGCTGCTCGACTACTACGACCTGGGCGTCACGACCTTCCTGATTCGCGGCTTCGATCCGCTGGAAGATGTGGTCGACTACGGCCGCACACTCATCCCGCGTGTGCGCGAGCTGGTTGCCCAGCGCGACGCGCAGCGCAAGGCGGCGTGA
- a CDS encoding acyl-CoA dehydrogenase family protein: protein MSSIPLHRLPTAPERLAEVLAAITPQLAATAAEHDAQGTFAHENFALLHASGLTAQVIPQAHGGGGADLATARRIIASVAYGDAATALVLTMTYLQHRALGRADTRWPAHLRQQVFSTALSEGALINALRVEPDLGTPARGGLPGTVATRVGDHWRIHGRKLYSTGSPALRWLAVWARTDEAEPRVGIFLVPRPLPDTPGIRIEPTWNHLGLRASGSHDVVLEDVTIPLDHAVDIRPAAEWADSGAHVDPQAWMAVLLGSLYDAVAQAALDWLVQFLNTRAPANLGAPLATLPRMQEAAGEIAAALRTNRVLLDHAAEAADAGTPLSTTDSGLLKYTVTGNAIRAVELALQLSGNHGLSRHNPLERHYRDVLCSRIHTPQNDSILLAAGRTALGV, encoded by the coding sequence ATGTCGTCCATCCCCCTGCATCGCCTGCCCACGGCACCCGAACGGCTTGCCGAGGTGCTGGCCGCCATCACGCCGCAACTGGCTGCCACCGCTGCGGAGCACGATGCGCAGGGCACGTTTGCGCACGAGAACTTTGCCCTGCTGCATGCCTCCGGGCTGACCGCGCAAGTCATTCCGCAAGCACACGGCGGCGGTGGCGCTGACTTGGCCACGGCGCGCCGCATCATCGCGTCGGTTGCGTATGGCGATGCCGCAACAGCGCTTGTGCTGACGATGACGTATCTGCAGCATCGTGCGCTGGGCCGCGCCGATACGCGATGGCCCGCGCATCTACGGCAGCAGGTGTTTTCCACGGCATTGAGTGAAGGTGCCCTCATCAACGCATTGCGCGTGGAGCCAGATTTGGGCACACCGGCACGCGGCGGCCTGCCCGGCACCGTCGCCACGCGTGTGGGAGACCACTGGCGCATTCACGGCCGCAAGCTCTACAGCACCGGCAGTCCAGCGCTGCGCTGGCTGGCGGTGTGGGCGCGCACCGATGAAGCGGAGCCGCGCGTCGGCATCTTCCTCGTCCCGCGCCCGCTGCCGGACACGCCCGGCATCCGTATCGAACCCACCTGGAACCACCTTGGCCTGCGCGCTTCCGGCAGCCACGACGTTGTGCTGGAAGACGTGACCATCCCGCTCGACCACGCCGTTGACATCCGGCCTGCCGCTGAGTGGGCAGATAGCGGCGCGCATGTCGATCCGCAAGCCTGGATGGCCGTCTTGCTCGGCAGCCTGTACGACGCCGTGGCGCAGGCTGCGCTCGATTGGCTTGTGCAGTTCCTGAATACGCGCGCGCCCGCCAACCTCGGTGCACCGCTGGCAACGCTTCCCCGTATGCAGGAAGCCGCCGGTGAAATTGCTGCCGCGCTGCGCACCAACCGTGTGCTGCTCGACCACGCTGCCGAGGCAGCCGATGCCGGCACACCGCTCTCCACGACCGATAGCGGCTTGCTCAAATACACCGTCACCGGCAATGCCATCCGCGCGGTGGAACTGGCGCTGCAGCTCTCGGGCAACCACGGCCTGTCGCGCCACAACCCACTTGAGCGTCACTACCGCGACGTGCTCTGCAGCCGCATCCACACCCCGCAGAACGATTCGATCCTGCTGGCCGCCGGCCGCACTGCGCTTGGGGTTTAG
- a CDS encoding cysteine dioxygenase — protein sequence MSTPALATAPAQTQSPQSILPLRDFVTALSRLLDQQPTEAEILSRAGALLGALVAQDNWLPTEYAQPHPEHFQQYLLHVDSGERFSIVSFVWGPGQRTPIHDHTTWGLIGMLRGAEYSQPFKLEADGRPLPDGAAIRLEPGQVERVSPRVGDIHRVHNAFDDRTSISIHVYGGNIGGIHRSVYTEDGERKPFISGYSNTHLPNLWDRSKDTSAS from the coding sequence ATGAGCACGCCTGCCCTCGCTACCGCACCTGCACAAACGCAATCCCCGCAATCCATCTTGCCGCTGCGCGATTTCGTGACCGCACTGTCCCGCCTGCTCGATCAGCAGCCGACGGAAGCGGAAATTCTCTCGCGTGCCGGCGCGCTGCTCGGCGCGCTCGTCGCGCAAGACAACTGGCTGCCTACCGAATACGCCCAGCCGCACCCCGAGCATTTCCAGCAGTACCTGCTGCATGTCGATTCCGGTGAGCGCTTCTCCATCGTCAGCTTTGTCTGGGGCCCGGGGCAGCGCACGCCCATCCATGACCACACCACGTGGGGCCTGATCGGCATGCTGCGCGGTGCGGAGTACTCGCAGCCATTCAAGCTCGAAGCCGATGGGCGCCCACTGCCCGATGGTGCGGCCATCCGTCTGGAGCCCGGCCAGGTCGAGCGCGTGTCACCGCGTGTGGGCGACATCCACCGCGTGCACAACGCGTTTGACGATCGCACGTCGATCAGCATCCACGTGTACGGCGGCAACATCGGCGGCATCCACCGCTCCGTCTATACGGAAGACGGTGAGCGCAAGCCGTTCATCTCCGGTTATTCGAATACTCACCTGCCCAATCTCTGGGACCGTTCCAAGGACACGTCTGCCTCATGA
- a CDS encoding rhodanese-related sulfurtransferase gives MSTAIDTLEATDSPVAAPLAETHVPTLTYADVRAALLARKEIALVDVREEDPYAQAHPLWAANLPLSRLELEAWSRIPRRDTLIVLYGVHDGVDLAPQAAAKLAELGYTRVYLLEGGLDGWRAAGGEVFQDVNVPSKAFGEYVEAQRHTPSLSAQEVKALLDAKRDVVIVDARRYDEFQTMSIPTATSVPGAELVLRIRELAPDPATQVIVNCAGRTRSIIGTQSLVNAGIPNPVAALRNGTIGWLLADQVLDHGINRRHPEAVSAQTRAQAQADARAVAERANVPRIALADVAKLEAPDRTLYKLDVRTPEEYAAGHLPGFASAPGGQLVQETDHTVAVRGARIVLTDDDGVRADMTASWLAQMGWEVYVTDPVDASARSATGPWHAPTADTPAVRTVDARALAGWLEAGDTAVIDVTRSANYVARHVPGAWFAVRSDLACALQRIPPARRYVLTCGSSLLARFAAVDLAKLTQAEVWVLDGGTAAWVAAGLPVESGETHLASDRIDRYRRPYEGTNAPRAAMQGYLDWEFGLVEQLGRDGTHGFRVI, from the coding sequence ATGAGTACCGCCATCGACACCCTCGAAGCCACCGACTCGCCGGTCGCCGCACCGCTGGCCGAGACCCACGTCCCCACGCTCACCTACGCTGACGTGCGCGCTGCGTTGCTGGCCCGCAAGGAAATCGCCCTGGTCGATGTGCGCGAAGAAGACCCATACGCGCAGGCGCACCCGCTGTGGGCGGCCAACCTGCCGCTCTCGCGGCTGGAGCTGGAGGCATGGTCGCGCATTCCGCGCCGGGATACGTTGATTGTTCTGTATGGCGTGCACGACGGCGTGGACTTGGCCCCGCAAGCGGCCGCCAAACTGGCTGAACTCGGCTACACGCGTGTCTATCTGCTCGAAGGTGGTCTGGATGGCTGGCGTGCGGCTGGCGGCGAGGTCTTCCAGGACGTGAACGTGCCCAGCAAAGCCTTTGGCGAATACGTGGAGGCACAACGCCACACGCCTTCGCTCAGCGCGCAGGAAGTCAAGGCGCTGCTCGATGCCAAGCGCGACGTGGTGATCGTCGATGCGCGCCGCTATGACGAATTCCAGACCATGAGCATCCCCACTGCGACCAGCGTGCCGGGGGCGGAGCTTGTGCTGCGCATCCGTGAACTGGCGCCGGACCCGGCCACGCAGGTCATCGTCAACTGTGCCGGGCGCACGCGCAGCATCATCGGCACGCAATCGCTCGTGAATGCCGGCATTCCCAACCCGGTGGCGGCGCTGCGCAATGGCACCATCGGCTGGCTGCTGGCCGATCAGGTGCTGGACCACGGCATCAACCGTCGGCACCCGGAAGCCGTGTCCGCACAGACCCGCGCGCAGGCCCAGGCTGATGCCCGCGCCGTGGCGGAACGTGCCAACGTGCCCCGCATTGCCTTGGCCGACGTTGCCAAGCTGGAAGCCCCGGACCGCACGCTCTACAAGCTGGACGTGCGCACGCCCGAGGAATATGCCGCCGGCCACCTGCCCGGCTTTGCCAGCGCCCCGGGCGGACAGCTCGTGCAGGAGACTGACCACACCGTCGCCGTGCGCGGCGCCCGCATTGTCCTGACCGACGACGACGGCGTACGTGCGGATATGACCGCCTCGTGGCTCGCGCAGATGGGCTGGGAGGTGTACGTGACCGATCCGGTCGACGCCAGCGCGCGCAGCGCGACCGGCCCGTGGCATGCCCCCACCGCCGACACGCCCGCCGTGCGGACGGTCGATGCGCGCGCCCTGGCCGGTTGGCTGGAAGCCGGTGACACCGCCGTCATCGACGTCACCCGCAGCGCCAACTACGTAGCGCGGCATGTTCCAGGCGCCTGGTTTGCCGTGCGTTCCGACCTGGCCTGCGCGCTCCAGCGCATCCCGCCGGCCCGCCGCTACGTGCTGACTTGCGGCTCCAGCTTGCTTGCCCGCTTTGCCGCTGTGGATCTGGCCAAGCTCACGCAAGCCGAGGTCTGGGTGCTCGACGGCGGCACGGCAGCCTGGGTGGCGGCCGGCCTGCCGGTTGAATCGGGCGAAACGCACCTCGCCTCCGACCGGATCGACCGCTACCGCCGCCCGTACGAAGGCACCAACGCGCCGCGCGCGGCCATGCAGGGCTATTTGGACTGGGAGTTCGGTCTGGTGGAACAACTCGGCCGGGACGGCACGCACGGTTTCCGGGTCATCTGA
- a CDS encoding EamA family transporter — MSPFIAVCLLITYVVWGTTYLAIRFALTDLPPFLMMGSRFLVAAALLAPLILLRQRERPSWRQVRNCALIGAFMLVGGMGMTAVAEQTISSGATTVMIASMPLFSTLWTLLAGGRLRAYEIGAIALGSIGIAVLFHGAEFQASTAGVLALTTAIASWSFGSQLSKRIDMPKGTTAFVLEMAFGGVALVLLSLIVGEKWPHSIGLHSALAWGYLVVFGSAIAFTAYMALVERVSTVMATSYVYVNPPIALLMGAWLADEQVAPQTLGATGIILAAVVVLTTGATRAARRAAA, encoded by the coding sequence ATGTCTCCGTTCATCGCGGTCTGCCTGCTCATCACTTACGTGGTGTGGGGCACGACCTATCTCGCCATCCGTTTTGCGCTGACCGATCTGCCGCCCTTCCTGATGATGGGTTCGCGGTTTCTGGTGGCGGCAGCGCTGCTCGCCCCCCTGATCCTCCTGCGCCAGCGTGAGCGGCCGAGCTGGCGCCAAGTGCGCAACTGCGCGCTGATTGGTGCCTTCATGCTGGTGGGCGGCATGGGCATGACGGCGGTGGCCGAGCAGACCATCTCGTCGGGCGCCACCACCGTGATGATCGCGTCGATGCCGCTGTTCTCTACCCTGTGGACGCTGCTGGCGGGCGGCCGTCTGCGGGCGTATGAGATTGGCGCAATTGCGCTGGGCAGCATCGGCATTGCCGTGCTGTTTCACGGTGCGGAATTCCAGGCCAGCACCGCCGGCGTGCTGGCGCTGACCACGGCCATTGCTTCGTGGTCGTTCGGCTCGCAGCTCTCCAAGCGCATCGACATGCCCAAGGGCACGACGGCCTTTGTGTTGGAAATGGCCTTTGGCGGCGTGGCGCTGGTGCTGCTCAGCCTGATCGTGGGTGAAAAGTGGCCGCACAGCATCGGGTTGCACTCGGCGCTGGCGTGGGGCTATCTGGTGGTGTTCGGTTCGGCCATTGCGTTCACGGCTTACATGGCGCTGGTGGAGCGCGTGTCCACCGTCATGGCGACGAGCTATGTCTACGTGAACCCGCCCATCGCCCTGCTCATGGGCGCATGGCTGGCCGATGAGCAGGTCGCACCGCAAACGCTGGGGGCCACGGGCATCATCCTGGCGGCCGTGGTGGTGCTAACAACCGGCGCCACACGTGCCGCGCGGCGAGCGGCGGCCTGA